In the genome of Neovison vison isolate M4711 chromosome 3, ASM_NN_V1, whole genome shotgun sequence, one region contains:
- the SIRT4 gene encoding NAD-dependent protein lipoamidase sirtuin-4, mitochondrial, which translates to MRMSFGLTFRAAKSRWMVNVSQQCSHGSVGLFVPPSPPLDPEKVKELQRFITLSKRLLVMTGAGISTESGIPDYRSEKVGLYARTDKKPIQHGDFLRSAPVRQRYWARNFVGWPRFSSLQPNPAHWALSNWERLGKLYWLVTQNVDALHTKAGSQRLTELHGCMHRVLCLDCGEKIPRRALQQRFEALNPTWSAEAHGLAPDGDVFLTEEQVQSFQVPSCAQCGGPLKPDVVFFGDTVNPDKVDFVRRRVKEADSLLVVGSSLQVYSGYRFILTAREKKLPIAILNIGPTRSDDLACLKLDSPCGELLPLIDPH; encoded by the exons aTGAGGATGAGTTTTGGGTTGACTTTCAGGGCAGCAAAAAGCCGCTGGATGGTGAACGTCAGCCAGCAGTGCTCACATGGATCCGTTGGGTTATTTGTGCCACCAAGTCCTCCTCTGGACCCTGAGAAGGTCAAAGAGTTACAGCGCTTCATCACTCTTTCCAAGAGACTCCTAGTGATGACTGGGGCAGGAATCTCCACCGAGTCGGGGATCCCAGACTACAGGTCAGAAAAGGTGGGACTCTACGCCCGCACTGACAAGAAACCCATTCAGCACGGGGATTTTCTACGGAGTGCTCCAGTCCGCCAGCGGTACTGGGCGAGAAACTTTGTAGGCTGGCCTCGATTCTCCTCCCTCCAGCCTAACCCTGCACATTGGGCTTTGAGCAATTGGGAGCGACTTGGAAAGCTGTACTGGTTGGTGACCCAAAATGTGGATGCCTTGCACACGAAAGCAGGGAGTCAGCGCCTGACAGAACTCCACGGATGCATGCACAG GGTCCTTTGCTTGGACTGTGGTGAAAAGATTCCCCGCAGAGCGTTGCAGCAGCGTTTTGAAGCCCTGAACCCCACCTGGAGTGCTGAGGCCCATGGCCTGGCTCCTGATGGCGACGTCTTTCTCACAGAGGAGCAGGTGCAGAGCTTTCAGGTCCCATCCTGTGCTCAATGTGGAGGCCCTCTGAAACCAGACGTCGTTTTCTTTGGGGACACAGTGAACCCTGACAAGGTTGACTTTGTGCGCAGGCGTGTAAAAGAAGCCGACTCCCTCTTGGTGGTGGGATCGTCCTTGCAG GTGTACTCCGGCTACAGGTTTATCCTCACTGCCCGAGAGAAGAAGCTTCCAATCGCGATACTTAACATTGGGCCCACACGGTCGGACGACTTGGCATGTCTGAAACTAGATTCTCCTTGtggagagttgctgcctttgaTAGACCCACACTGA